In one window of Zhihengliuella sp. ISTPL4 DNA:
- a CDS encoding FAD-dependent monooxygenase: protein MVDSSTRIAVIGGGMGGLTAAIALNRIAGVQVTVFEQATALGEVGAGVTVAPNAQRVLEALGVLEQVRRAGATPDGHGVYLDASGALVTDAAWEDSAKQYRNIGMYRPDLIDVLAREVDADSIRLGHRLASLRTEDSGVRVTFDNGVSDLFDAVIGADGIHSVVRRGIVPDPEPVYSGYIVYRGVVDACLLPADWPKISQVWMGDQRHFMCYPLQQRTLFNFVAGVPSDRPLRGPWSGPADVSELRAEFAGGAWDTRLQRFLQVIEKTFWWGLFDHEPLRNWSRGPVTLLGDAAHTMLPHQGQGVNQAIEDSMALAVFLKAADTVADIPEAFRRYTAVRMQRTAILQHGSRRAGWMFDAQHEFADRRKRDTDLRVGRDFRRSAVFDYDARKVAERALTRFRKEQYA, encoded by the coding sequence ATGGTAGACAGCAGCACGAGGATCGCCGTGATCGGTGGGGGGATGGGCGGGCTCACGGCCGCGATCGCCCTCAACCGGATCGCGGGCGTCCAGGTCACGGTGTTCGAACAGGCGACGGCGCTCGGCGAGGTCGGGGCCGGGGTGACCGTGGCTCCGAATGCCCAGCGCGTTCTCGAGGCGCTCGGCGTCCTGGAACAGGTGCGACGGGCCGGGGCGACCCCGGACGGCCACGGCGTCTATCTGGATGCGAGCGGCGCCCTCGTCACCGATGCAGCGTGGGAGGACTCCGCGAAGCAGTACCGGAACATCGGGATGTACCGTCCGGACCTCATCGACGTCCTGGCGCGCGAGGTCGACGCCGACAGCATCCGCCTCGGGCATCGACTGGCCTCCCTCCGTACGGAGGATTCCGGCGTCCGAGTCACTTTCGACAACGGCGTCAGCGACCTCTTCGACGCGGTGATCGGGGCGGACGGCATCCACTCGGTCGTGCGCCGCGGCATCGTGCCTGATCCGGAGCCTGTGTACTCCGGGTACATCGTCTACCGCGGGGTCGTCGACGCCTGTCTTCTGCCCGCGGACTGGCCGAAGATCAGCCAGGTGTGGATGGGGGATCAGCGGCACTTCATGTGCTACCCGCTGCAGCAACGCACCCTCTTCAATTTCGTCGCCGGGGTTCCCAGCGACCGGCCGCTCCGCGGGCCCTGGTCCGGTCCGGCCGACGTGAGCGAACTCCGCGCCGAGTTCGCCGGCGGTGCCTGGGACACCCGTCTGCAGCGCTTCCTCCAGGTGATCGAGAAGACGTTCTGGTGGGGACTCTTCGACCACGAACCGCTCCGCAACTGGTCGCGAGGACCGGTGACCCTGCTCGGCGACGCCGCGCACACGATGCTCCCGCATCAGGGACAGGGCGTGAACCAGGCGATCGAGGACAGCATGGCGCTCGCCGTGTTCCTGAAGGCCGCGGACACCGTCGCTGACATCCCGGAGGCGTTCCGGCGCTACACCGCGGTCCGCATGCAGCGGACCGCCATCCTGCAGCACGGGTCGCGACGGGCGGGATGGATGTTCGACGCGCAGCACGAGTTCGCTGACCGGCGGAAGCGCGACACCGACCTGCGCGTCGGCCGCGACTTCCGCCGCAGCGCGGTGTTCGACTACGACGCGAGGAAGGTCGCCGAGAGGGCGCTCACCCGCTTCCGGAAGGAGCAGTACGCATGA
- a CDS encoding NADPH-dependent F420 reductase, translated as MTSISIIGSGRMSAAIADVATRAGARIQIVRRSTSSSSGDRAGVAYAALGDDLTGDLVVLAVPYVAYPSILEHYRDRLRDRVVIDISNPIDFTTYDELTVPTDSSSAAQLARMLPEGAAVVKAFNVNLGDTLATGTNGTTPTTVLYAGDYAEAKIAVAVLVEAAGLRAVDVGPLSRARELEAMGFLQIVLAALGTTSYESGFTLLP; from the coding sequence ATGACCTCGATCAGCATCATCGGCAGCGGGAGGATGAGCGCCGCGATCGCGGATGTCGCCACCCGTGCCGGAGCGCGCATCCAGATCGTGCGCCGGAGCACCTCCAGCTCGTCCGGCGACCGCGCCGGTGTCGCCTACGCCGCCCTCGGCGATGACCTTACCGGCGACCTCGTCGTGCTCGCCGTCCCGTACGTGGCCTACCCGAGCATTCTCGAGCACTATCGCGATCGCCTGCGCGACAGGGTCGTGATCGACATCAGCAACCCCATCGACTTCACCACCTATGACGAGCTGACCGTTCCCACCGATTCGTCCAGCGCCGCGCAACTGGCCCGGATGCTCCCCGAGGGCGCCGCGGTCGTCAAGGCGTTCAACGTCAACCTCGGCGACACGCTGGCCACCGGCACCAACGGCACGACGCCGACGACCGTCCTCTATGCCGGCGACTATGCCGAGGCCAAGATCGCGGTCGCAGTGCTCGTCGAGGCGGCGGGGCTCCGCGCCGTCGACGTCGGTCCGTTGTCCCGCGCTCGGGAGCTCGAGGCGATGGGATTCCTCCAGATCGTGCTCGCCGCGCTCGGCACGACGAGCTACGAGTCGGGATTCACTCTGCTCCCCTGA
- the aztD gene encoding zinc metallochaperone AztD has product MKTLPLRRALVGAVALGAAVTLASCSTTAGAGSAPSGAPESDTGPRVAISYEGGILVLDGETLDTVADFDSEPFTRLNPAGDGRHVMVTMSEGFQVLDTGAGSSDEAELTDTVFDADTPGHVVRHGGKTILYADGTSDTTIFDTADLGDGLPELETIDGVEAHHGVSVLLADGTFLTTVGDADGRSGIVVRDAGGAEIASSDQCPGVHGEGTAADEVVVFGCEDGALVYKDGEITKLAAPDQPYGRMGNAYVSETSPIVVGDYKNDPDAEGYLLGAVTLIDTAAMTSEVVSLPAGAEYTFRDVVRGPDDLAYILGADGSIHVLDPTSGEITDTYPVIEAWEGPAEWQDPHPAIVVAGDIAYVTEPAANSVHAVDLTTGEVLASTELDVTPNEIAPAAG; this is encoded by the coding sequence ATGAAGACACTCCCCCTGCGCCGCGCGCTGGTCGGGGCCGTCGCCCTCGGCGCCGCCGTGACGCTCGCCTCCTGCTCGACGACGGCCGGAGCCGGCTCCGCCCCGAGCGGCGCCCCGGAATCGGACACCGGTCCCCGGGTGGCCATCTCGTATGAGGGCGGCATCCTCGTCCTCGACGGCGAGACGCTCGACACCGTCGCCGACTTCGACTCCGAGCCGTTCACACGGCTCAACCCCGCCGGCGACGGTCGCCACGTCATGGTGACGATGAGCGAGGGTTTCCAGGTGCTCGACACCGGGGCCGGATCGTCCGACGAGGCCGAGCTGACCGATACGGTGTTCGACGCCGACACCCCCGGCCACGTCGTCCGCCACGGGGGCAAGACCATCCTCTACGCCGACGGCACGAGCGACACCACGATCTTCGACACCGCCGATCTCGGCGACGGCCTCCCCGAGCTGGAGACCATCGACGGTGTCGAGGCGCATCACGGTGTCTCCGTGCTCCTCGCGGACGGCACGTTCCTGACCACCGTGGGCGATGCGGATGGTCGCAGCGGCATCGTGGTGCGCGATGCGGGGGGTGCGGAGATCGCCTCGTCCGACCAGTGCCCCGGCGTCCACGGTGAAGGGACCGCTGCCGACGAGGTCGTCGTCTTCGGCTGCGAGGACGGCGCGCTCGTCTACAAGGACGGCGAGATCACCAAGCTCGCCGCCCCCGACCAGCCGTACGGCCGCATGGGCAACGCCTACGTGAGTGAGACCAGCCCGATCGTCGTCGGCGACTACAAGAACGACCCCGACGCCGAGGGCTACCTGCTCGGCGCCGTCACACTCATCGACACCGCGGCAATGACCTCCGAGGTCGTGTCCCTGCCCGCGGGAGCGGAGTACACGTTCCGAGACGTCGTGCGCGGCCCGGACGACCTGGCCTACATCCTCGGCGCCGACGGTTCCATCCACGTGCTCGACCCGACGTCCGGTGAGATCACCGACACCTACCCGGTCATCGAGGCGTGGGAGGGACCGGCCGAGTGGCAGGACCCGCACCCCGCGATCGTCGTCGCCGGCGACATCGCATACGTGACCGAGCCGGCCGCGAACAGCGTGCACGCCGTCGACCTCACCACCGGCGAAGTGCTTGCGAGCACCGAACTCGACGTCACCCCGAACGAGATCGCTCCGGCCGCCGGCTGA
- the aztC gene encoding zinc ABC transporter substrate-binding protein AztC gives MRLPRPFAAAALTVFTAAALTACTAPADARPVVVVSTNILGDVVGELVGDEARVVTLMKPNADPHSFEISAQEAATLRDADLLVSNGLGLEEGLQQHLDAAVDADVPSFIAGDAIEVLDYRDGDAAGMPDSHFWTDPARMIDVVDALEPALAALDGIDADALSAEVADYRDELTALDAEMTTAFATIPENRRALVTNHHVFGYLADRFDFEVVGAVIPGGTTLAAPSASDLADLVDAVEATGVPAVFAESSSPDRLVQALAEEADVHIEVIELFTESLTAEDGGAPDYLTMMRVNTERITSGLTP, from the coding sequence ATGCGCCTCCCCCGCCCCTTCGCCGCCGCAGCGCTCACCGTCTTCACCGCCGCCGCCCTGACCGCCTGCACCGCCCCCGCCGACGCTCGACCGGTGGTCGTCGTCTCGACGAACATCCTGGGCGACGTGGTCGGCGAGCTCGTCGGCGACGAGGCCCGCGTGGTCACCCTCATGAAGCCGAACGCCGACCCGCACTCGTTCGAGATCTCGGCGCAGGAGGCCGCCACGCTGCGGGACGCCGACCTGCTCGTCTCCAACGGACTCGGACTCGAAGAGGGCCTGCAGCAGCACCTCGACGCGGCCGTCGACGCCGACGTGCCGTCCTTCATCGCGGGCGACGCGATCGAGGTCCTGGACTACCGCGACGGCGATGCCGCGGGAATGCCGGACTCGCACTTCTGGACCGATCCGGCACGGATGATCGACGTCGTCGACGCCCTGGAGCCCGCCCTGGCCGCGCTCGACGGCATCGACGCCGATGCCCTCTCGGCGGAGGTCGCGGACTACCGCGACGAACTGACGGCGCTGGACGCCGAGATGACGACCGCGTTCGCCACGATCCCGGAGAATCGCCGGGCGCTCGTGACCAACCATCACGTCTTCGGCTACCTCGCCGACCGCTTCGACTTCGAGGTCGTCGGCGCCGTCATCCCTGGCGGAACCACGCTCGCGGCTCCGTCGGCCTCCGACCTGGCCGATCTCGTCGACGCCGTCGAGGCGACGGGCGTGCCCGCCGTCTTCGCCGAGTCCTCCTCCCCGGACCGCCTCGTCCAGGCGCTCGCCGAGGAGGCCGACGTCCACATCGAGGTGATCGAACTGTTCACCGAGTCGCTCACCGCCGAAGACGGCGGCGCCCCGGACTACCTGACCATGATGCGCGTCAACACCGAGCGCATCACCTCCGGTCTCACCCCTTGA
- a CDS encoding ABC transporter → MHSRLLPLFTLTALSLTLASCAGTAAQSPATSSSAGDGHGAIAGAEEVAEPQLGLTTIDAQGRVTHLDLLDEGVTVIGTVAAPDGMTTDGRYLFADTGDGVEVVDSGVWTWDHVDHFHYYRADPALLGTVEGDGTATVATTNSSTTGGTGVSFAGSGDAVLLDTEALSKGEIRELFRIERAPHQGLVVPVGSFALVTEADGETGGAVVGYTADGERTGLREDCAAPTGTITTRVGAVIGCADGALLARVEDGALTVDRIPYPDGAPAGAVSAFDNREGRPTVAGLAGPTDIRVLDTRAQTWTVLTAPTPLAQVTAVSDEDDTLLALTQDGRVLVLSAADGAVRAATAPLVVESLAAEAAPVLIADQHRAYLSGPAEHRLFEIDYADGARVARTFDAATEPAFVAETGR, encoded by the coding sequence GTGCACTCCCGCCTGCTGCCCCTCTTCACCCTCACCGCCCTGTCCCTCACCCTCGCGTCCTGCGCCGGCACCGCGGCGCAGAGTCCGGCCACCTCTTCCTCCGCCGGGGACGGTCACGGCGCGATCGCCGGAGCGGAGGAGGTCGCCGAACCGCAGCTCGGACTCACGACCATCGACGCGCAGGGCCGGGTGACCCACCTCGACCTCCTGGACGAGGGCGTCACCGTCATCGGTACGGTCGCCGCCCCCGACGGCATGACGACGGACGGGCGGTACCTCTTCGCGGACACCGGCGACGGCGTGGAGGTGGTCGACAGCGGCGTCTGGACATGGGACCACGTCGATCACTTCCACTACTACCGCGCCGATCCCGCGCTGCTCGGCACGGTGGAGGGCGACGGCACGGCGACGGTCGCGACGACGAACAGCTCGACCACCGGCGGCACCGGCGTCTCCTTCGCCGGCTCAGGGGACGCCGTCCTCCTCGATACGGAAGCGCTGTCGAAGGGAGAGATCCGTGAGCTCTTCCGCATCGAGCGCGCTCCCCACCAGGGGCTGGTGGTGCCGGTCGGGTCGTTCGCGCTGGTGACCGAGGCCGACGGGGAGACGGGCGGAGCCGTCGTCGGCTACACGGCGGACGGCGAGCGCACCGGGCTCCGGGAGGACTGCGCCGCGCCGACCGGCACGATCACGACCAGGGTCGGAGCGGTGATCGGGTGCGCGGACGGCGCCCTGCTCGCCCGGGTCGAGGACGGGGCTCTCACCGTCGATCGCATCCCGTACCCGGACGGAGCACCGGCCGGAGCCGTGTCCGCGTTCGACAACCGCGAGGGGCGCCCCACGGTCGCCGGCCTCGCTGGCCCGACCGACATCCGCGTCCTCGACACCCGTGCCCAGACCTGGACGGTGCTCACCGCCCCCACTCCCCTCGCGCAGGTCACTGCGGTCAGCGATGAGGACGACACCCTCCTCGCGCTGACGCAGGACGGGCGCGTGCTCGTGCTCAGCGCGGCCGACGGAGCGGTGCGCGCGGCGACGGCGCCCCTCGTGGTGGAATCGCTGGCCGCGGAGGCGGCGCCGGTACTCATCGCGGATCAGCATCGCGCCTACCTGAGCGGCCCGGCGGAGCACCGACTGTTCGAGATCGACTACGCCGACGGCGCCCGCGTGGCGCGCACCTTCGACGCCGCCACCGAGCCGGCGTTCGTCGCCGAGACGGGACGCTGA
- the aztB gene encoding zinc ABC transporter permease AztB — MTTPIPALLTPFTLEFFQRGVIGGALVAVLCGVVGTWVVVRGMAFLGEALAHGMLPGVALATVLGAPVLVGGALSAVAMSIGIGTLQRRARLSYDTSIGLLFVSMLALGVIIISHSGSFATDATAILFGDILAITRADLLLLAAAAAVGVTTAVLCHRPFVALALDARIATVLGLRPRWAQGALVGLVTLAVVASYQAVGSLLVVGLLLAPAVAAGQWTSRLPTRMALAAAFGVAAVLVGLLASWYAATAAGASVAAAAIGFAGLSWAVRATVSTRRPIAAHATPPVPAPAS; from the coding sequence GTGACCACCCCCATTCCCGCCCTGCTGACGCCGTTCACGCTGGAGTTCTTCCAGCGCGGAGTGATCGGCGGCGCTCTCGTCGCCGTCCTCTGCGGGGTCGTGGGCACCTGGGTCGTCGTCCGCGGGATGGCGTTCCTCGGCGAGGCCCTGGCCCACGGGATGCTGCCCGGCGTCGCTCTGGCCACGGTGCTCGGCGCGCCGGTCCTCGTGGGCGGAGCGCTCAGTGCCGTCGCCATGAGCATCGGGATCGGCACCCTGCAACGACGCGCCCGGCTCTCCTACGACACGAGCATCGGACTGCTCTTCGTCTCGATGCTCGCGCTGGGCGTCATCATCATCTCCCACTCGGGGAGTTTCGCCACGGACGCGACCGCGATCCTGTTCGGCGACATCCTCGCGATCACCCGCGCCGACCTCCTCCTGCTCGCGGCGGCGGCCGCCGTCGGAGTCACCACCGCCGTCCTCTGCCATCGACCCTTCGTCGCGCTCGCGCTCGACGCCCGGATCGCGACGGTGCTCGGTCTCCGGCCACGATGGGCCCAGGGGGCCCTCGTCGGGCTGGTGACCCTCGCCGTCGTGGCGTCGTATCAGGCGGTGGGCTCCCTTCTCGTGGTCGGCCTGCTCCTCGCCCCGGCCGTCGCCGCCGGACAGTGGACCTCGCGGCTCCCCACCCGGATGGCCCTCGCGGCCGCGTTCGGCGTGGCCGCCGTCCTCGTCGGTCTCCTCGCGTCCTGGTATGCGGCCACCGCGGCGGGAGCGTCCGTCGCCGCCGCAGCCATCGGCTTCGCCGGACTGTCCTGGGCGGTGCGGGCCACCGTGTCCACGCGGCGTCCGATCGCCGCCCATGCCACCCCTCCCGTCCCTGCTCCCGCCTCCTGA
- the aztA gene encoding zinc ABC transporter ATP-binding protein AztA: protein MATFPPTPDPSVRLRDVSVRFGERDAVRDVTLSVGAGESVAISGPNGAGKSTLLEVVAGVRSPTRGQRSVTGRIAFVPQRAVVPPGLPLTARDVVEVGTWGRLGAFRRRDHRARRDVEAAMDRTAVRALARRPFAELSGGQQQRVLLAQGLAAGAAILLVDEPTTALDAESVQRIQAVLREEADRGAAVICVTHDASLIAEADDEVALLEGARQVDPPGDDPLTGRRSEAVPHVEVGERGDVDVSPR, encoded by the coding sequence ATGGCGACATTCCCCCCGACCCCCGATCCCTCCGTGCGCTTGCGCGATGTCTCCGTGCGGTTCGGGGAGCGTGACGCGGTGCGCGACGTCACCCTCTCGGTCGGAGCGGGAGAGTCCGTCGCCATCTCCGGCCCGAATGGGGCCGGGAAGTCGACCCTGCTGGAGGTGGTCGCCGGCGTGCGCTCACCGACGCGAGGGCAGCGGAGCGTGACGGGGCGGATCGCCTTCGTGCCGCAGCGTGCTGTGGTGCCTCCCGGCCTTCCGCTCACGGCGCGAGATGTCGTGGAGGTCGGTACCTGGGGGCGGCTCGGCGCCTTCCGCCGACGGGATCATCGGGCACGCCGCGACGTCGAGGCGGCGATGGACCGCACCGCCGTGCGCGCACTCGCCCGCCGTCCGTTCGCCGAGCTGTCCGGCGGTCAGCAGCAGCGGGTGCTCCTCGCTCAGGGGCTGGCGGCCGGGGCGGCGATCCTCCTCGTGGACGAGCCGACGACCGCTCTGGATGCGGAATCGGTCCAGCGGATCCAGGCCGTGCTGCGCGAGGAGGCCGACCGCGGAGCGGCGGTGATCTGCGTCACGCATGACGCCAGCCTGATCGCGGAGGCCGACGACGAGGTCGCCCTTCTCGAGGGGGCTCGGCAGGTTGATCCGCCGGGGGACGACCCGCTCACGGGGAGGCGGTCAGAGGCCGTGCCCCATGTCGAAGTCGGAGAGCGCGGGGATGTCGATGTCTCCCCGCGCTGA
- a CDS encoding PDDEXK family nuclease, translating into MPEPVQQWWARRQFSRDLDVPYPVGTYRAAWAAYPELIRQYHPELNHGIALSQVPLAADVLLCWECAIGHRFAATPTEQRERPGRVRRRSSWCPECASLARPQAVVLGEARALPARPRKPASGLCTKTPALPTGTAFLSACAPKPASAAEGKLRQALAERLLFPGDINAIKVARPFFRHTEVWPDILLPELRIAIEYDTVGRHGLEHVGKREETDRRKDRAVRGAGWEVVRLRMGKLEPLGPFDLPLSSLSTAGITRLIDRLRDIRGALMVDAYLR; encoded by the coding sequence GTGCCCGAGCCCGTGCAGCAGTGGTGGGCGAGACGGCAGTTCTCGCGAGACCTCGACGTGCCCTACCCCGTCGGCACCTACCGGGCGGCGTGGGCGGCCTACCCCGAGCTGATCCGGCAGTATCACCCCGAGCTCAACCACGGCATCGCTCTATCGCAGGTGCCCCTGGCCGCTGATGTGCTGCTCTGCTGGGAGTGCGCCATCGGTCATCGGTTCGCGGCGACGCCGACCGAGCAGCGAGAACGTCCAGGGCGGGTGCGGCGACGATCGTCCTGGTGCCCGGAATGCGCGTCGCTGGCCCGCCCGCAGGCGGTCGTCCTCGGGGAAGCACGGGCGCTCCCGGCCCGCCCGAGGAAGCCGGCATCGGGACTCTGCACGAAGACGCCGGCGCTGCCGACGGGGACGGCGTTCCTCAGCGCGTGCGCTCCGAAGCCGGCCTCGGCCGCCGAGGGGAAGCTCCGGCAGGCGCTCGCGGAACGGCTGCTGTTCCCCGGCGACATCAACGCGATCAAGGTCGCCCGGCCGTTCTTCCGGCATACGGAGGTGTGGCCCGACATCCTGCTTCCCGAGCTGCGCATCGCGATCGAGTACGACACGGTCGGCCGCCACGGGCTGGAGCACGTCGGCAAGCGGGAGGAGACGGACCGCCGGAAAGACCGTGCCGTCCGCGGTGCCGGGTGGGAAGTCGTCCGGCTGCGCATGGGGAAGCTGGAACCCCTCGGGCCGTTCGACCTACCGCTCTCCTCCCTGAGCACGGCCGGGATCACCCGGCTCATCGATCGGCTCCGCGACATCCGCGGAGCCCTGATGGTCGACGCCTATCTGCGCTGA
- a CDS encoding DUF1269 domain-containing protein, whose amino-acid sequence MAELIVISYDTESDAEGAYNRIQALQDDLVVELAGLALVKVDGEGKTKVEYPGTAGKVGFGAASGALFGSLIGILFFIPIAGLVFGGLLGALFAGLDKTGINAEFRDRVKSTVTAGKSAVVIYALKLTEDKFAEALAPYNGTVVQTSLSKEDEAELVKDLGGH is encoded by the coding sequence ATGGCTGAACTGATCGTCATCTCCTATGACACCGAGAGCGACGCCGAGGGCGCCTACAACCGCATCCAGGCGCTGCAGGACGACCTCGTGGTCGAGCTCGCCGGTCTCGCGCTGGTGAAGGTCGACGGAGAGGGCAAGACCAAGGTCGAGTACCCCGGCACCGCGGGCAAGGTCGGCTTCGGGGCGGCATCGGGTGCTCTCTTCGGATCCCTCATCGGCATCCTGTTCTTCATCCCGATCGCCGGGCTGGTCTTCGGCGGTCTGCTCGGGGCGCTTTTCGCGGGCCTGGACAAGACGGGCATCAACGCGGAGTTCCGCGACCGCGTGAAGTCGACGGTCACGGCCGGCAAGTCGGCGGTCGTCATCTACGCGCTCAAGCTCACCGAGGACAAGTTCGCCGAAGCCCTCGCTCCGTACAACGGCACCGTCGTGCAGACGTCGCTGTCGAAGGAGGACGAGGCCGAGCTCGTCAAGGACCTCGGCGGTCACTGA
- a CDS encoding threonine/serine exporter family protein has translation MPARSSQRLLLSVRRLLHTDPSAVAHTEAMPVIDEHTVPRVLDLATRIGESMFAVGASAHEVTLAITRVCEAYGLKGVQVDVTYNSITVSFHLSGEVWPETLVRVVRVAAPDHAKLQRVQALVADIDGGLDLESARTAFRVIRRVPFRYQQPVVIVARALLAVGVSIMLGASPLIVGLTFVAALCAALTQAGLARLRVPLFFSQIAGGFVTTGVAVAVSALGNAGIEPFVGIRPSIIVASGIVLMLAGLTVVGAAQDAIDGFALTAGGRILDLTMQTLGVVIGILVGLELGGVLGFTMDLPDDPAPFGPLLNQLAGAIIIAVAVAVFNGAGIRIILVSALLSAVTLAGYAGTVALGLHPAAASAVGALLASFIGMLIAHNLHVPSVAVTTAAIVPLVPGVAVFQGLLEVVHAAGTSSGMLTVGGSLIDAAVIGIALASGASLGLYLGTPVRATLAGVAKTRARVRR, from the coding sequence ATGCCCGCGCGTTCCTCCCAGCGACTGCTCCTGTCCGTCCGCCGGCTGCTGCACACCGATCCCTCCGCCGTCGCCCACACCGAGGCGATGCCCGTGATCGACGAGCACACCGTCCCCCGCGTGCTCGACCTCGCGACGCGCATCGGGGAATCGATGTTCGCCGTGGGTGCGTCGGCGCACGAAGTCACCCTCGCGATCACGCGGGTGTGCGAGGCCTACGGTCTGAAGGGCGTGCAGGTCGACGTGACGTACAACTCGATCACGGTCTCCTTCCACCTCAGCGGCGAGGTCTGGCCGGAGACCCTCGTCCGCGTCGTCCGCGTCGCCGCCCCGGATCATGCCAAACTGCAGCGCGTGCAGGCCCTGGTCGCCGACATCGACGGCGGGCTGGACCTGGAGTCCGCACGCACGGCGTTCCGGGTCATCCGCCGCGTGCCGTTCCGCTACCAGCAGCCCGTGGTGATCGTCGCCCGGGCCCTCCTCGCGGTCGGTGTGAGCATCATGCTCGGCGCCTCACCGCTCATCGTGGGTCTCACATTTGTCGCCGCCCTGTGCGCAGCGCTGACCCAGGCCGGGCTCGCCCGGCTCCGCGTGCCGCTGTTCTTCAGTCAGATCGCGGGAGGCTTCGTCACGACCGGGGTCGCGGTGGCGGTCTCCGCCCTCGGGAACGCGGGCATCGAACCGTTCGTCGGCATCCGGCCGTCGATCATCGTCGCCTCGGGCATCGTGCTCATGCTCGCGGGGCTCACGGTGGTGGGGGCCGCGCAGGACGCCATCGACGGATTCGCGCTCACGGCAGGCGGTCGCATCCTCGATCTGACGATGCAGACGCTCGGGGTGGTGATCGGCATCCTCGTCGGGCTGGAGCTCGGCGGCGTGCTGGGCTTCACGATGGACCTGCCGGACGACCCGGCGCCGTTCGGTCCGTTGCTCAATCAGTTGGCGGGAGCGATCATCATCGCGGTCGCCGTCGCCGTGTTCAACGGCGCGGGCATCCGTATCATCCTCGTCAGCGCGCTGCTCAGCGCCGTGACCCTGGCCGGCTACGCCGGCACTGTCGCGCTCGGGCTGCACCCGGCCGCGGCGAGCGCGGTCGGAGCGCTGCTGGCGAGCTTCATCGGCATGCTCATCGCCCACAATCTGCACGTGCCGTCGGTCGCCGTGACGACCGCCGCCATCGTCCCCCTGGTCCCCGGTGTCGCCGTGTTCCAGGGGCTGCTGGAGGTCGTGCACGCAGCGGGGACCTCCTCCGGCATGCTGACGGTCGGCGGGTCGCTCATCGACGCCGCGGTGATCGGCATCGCGCTCGCATCCGGCGCCTCCCTCGGGCTCTACCTCGGCACCCCGGTGCGGGCGACACTCGCCGGCGTCGCGAAGACGAGGGCGCGCGTGCGGCGCTGA